The proteins below come from a single Bubalus kerabau isolate K-KA32 ecotype Philippines breed swamp buffalo chromosome 19, PCC_UOA_SB_1v2, whole genome shotgun sequence genomic window:
- the RD3L gene encoding protein RD3-like, whose protein sequence is MPFFGWMKWPKYDSYKSTHYPDSDVVTKTLLRELKWHLKERERLMQEIENEQKVKKTGVDYNWLRSYQHPHTAIPATEQRQLEVLCSQVQPCQTGTVLSRFREVLAENDVLPWEIVYIFKQVLRDFLSSADGGSQQECLEGSQSAACPVRSVTPGGSSEGPEKDEIPTISSYVDRNTKNRFPTFSHRIWNLPYYYPSS, encoded by the exons ATGCCATTTTTTGGCTGGATGAAATGGCCAAAATATGATTCCTACAAATCCACACACTACCCTGACTCAGATGTAGTGACAAAGACTCTGCTTCGGGAATTAAAATGGCATCTGAAGGAACGGGAGAGACTGATGCAAGAGATCGAAAATgagcaaaaagtgaaaaaaacaggTGTGGATTACAACTGGCTGAGAAGCTACCAGCATCCCCACACAGCCATTCCAGCTACTGAACAAAGACAACTCGAAGTTCTCTGCTCACAGGTTCAACCGTGCCAAACGGGAACTGTTCTCAGCAG ATTTCGAGAAGTTCTGGCAGAAAATGATGTACTGCCGTGGGAAATCGTCTACATCTTCAAGCAAGTTCTGAGAGACTTCCTGAGCAGCGCTGACGGGGGCAGTCAGCAGGAGTGCCTGGAAGGGTCCCAGAGCGCAGCCTGCCCTGTGCGCTCCGTGACCCCAGGGGGCAGCTCCGAGGGTCCAGAGAAAGATGAAATCCCCACCATCTCAAGTTATGTagacagaaacacaaagaacAGGTTCCCAACATTCTCACATCGAATATGGAACCTACCGTACTACTACCCATCAAGTTAA